Part of the Benincasa hispida cultivar B227 chromosome 11, ASM972705v1, whole genome shotgun sequence genome, tcttttgtattgtgttatatttactaatatttttatgtctaattgccatataaataataaatattttagctatatttaaaagtagaaaatatttatttactaattcaaACATCATTTTTTTACTACTTCGTTTCTATAATTTTTTCGAgacatatatatcttttaacatcaacattttattgatatatttttccttttggcACATTTTCCTAaccttttaaactttaaaagtttGCCTCTTATGAATAATGATCACATCCAGACAAAACATCGTTCTACAAGACGAGCCAACTTTTTACATTGGATAAATTCAACGTCAAtgaatggtctataatatatctAATTGGATAAGCACTAGCAACAGCAGCCGTGCATTATTATTATCTATAAATTCCACACCCAAAATGTAGTTGAAGTTAAATTCTTTTAACAAGAATTAAGCTAAAAAAACCCTTTACAGAATCCATTTGCCTTCTAATCTTCTTCTCTTCAAGACAAAATGTCATATGAAGAAGTTGTAATGACAGATCCAATGGCACCAAATAATGGCTCTTTCAATGGTGGTGTTCCTCGTCGAGATGCAAACTTTCCCCCAAGTTCTTGGGGAGACTATCTTCTTTCCTCTCATTGCAACGATAATCCggtatatgtaatataataactttgtttccaaattttttcttttccatcatTATGTAGTATCTTTGTTGTTTCATAGTTTCCTTTCTTTTCGTTGTTGcttaacttttattttcatctttaaaCTAGATTGGTtaatcattttggttattaGCTATCGTAATTGTTTTCTTCAATTCCTAagcttaaaaattaaaataaaaacttcCTTTACTTAGTATTACTTTTAGCCCCAAAATCGTTTACCTAATACTCGTCTATACTATACATGATTTTTGTACATGCTCATATTAATATACTAGTAAACTCACATATCTTGTAGCATTGTTAAATGTGGAAATGCTTTAAATTTGTTATCTTAGTGCTTCGAACATCCAAGTATGGTATGCCTTGTTAAAATTCGTATTCAacatatttcattatttatggTTAATTACGATTATGACTTTAGGGTTTAGGGAAATACACTATACAAGTTCTCTAACTTTACTGGCGttgttttgtattttgaaaacattctttttaataatattgTTTTCTTTCTGTCTGATGGACGTAGCTTACACACCATTAGTGTatcacgtatatctgtgtgtctaTCTTTCTttacattatttttatattctttaattgttCATTTCATATCATTAAACATAGGTGGAGATTTCGACGTCTAACTTTTTGCTCAAAAGTGTATATCTTCTAACACCTGGGCTATATTAggttggtttaaaattttaaaaataaaaaaataaaaagaacgaGTTGTATTTAGAGCTAGAGGTTCATAATACTTTTGGATATGAGTATTATTACATAATAGCTAtgacatatgttttttttatgtggGATACAATATTATGAAAAATTAGGTGGAAGACGACAAGTTCGGAAACAACTTCAAGAACTAAAAGAAGAAGTGAGAAGCATGTTTGCAGCTGCTGATATAACTTCAGAAAGACTAAGTTTAATTGATTCAATTCAACGTCTAGGTGTTTCTTACCACTTTGAAGatgaaattaatgaaattcTAGAACATATGCAAAAGCTTAGCAAAGTTGACGGTGATGAAGATCTTTACATTATTGCTCTTAGATTTTGATTGCTTAGACAACAAGGTTACTACGTTTCATGCGGtaaattcataaaatatttttcaaagaatTACTTATTCTAGAAGAGAATTGagaattttgatttatttggtaaatgttaataataataagtttggtTTTCTAAATGTTATTATGTTTAATAGGTTCTTGAGGTATAAAAAGCATATAATACGTCTTTCAACCTACGATAAGTGTCAAATTGATTCTTAAAGCTCCACTTTGgtaattgattttagttttagttttctacttttgaaagtttccttccaattttttcattatgttttcatgtttgttaagaaattaaatagcttttgaggttttgaaaacttttttttttttctaaacccGACTTATGATGTTTGAATCAGAAAATTGTTACAAATAATCTCTTTAAGTTTCACTTTTTAGAATGAGTACCTTTAAAGAAATTTGTTATAATAGTTTTCTTGGTCCTTTTCAGCaccaaaatttgaataaaaaattatttttctcatcTTATATCCAAATTATCGATTCTTTTGATCTATTAAAGTGAATCTCACCAGGATGAACATTGAGAttcaacataatttttttaaaatattgtgtaatctttccaaattttagatcttttgaaattctctctaATATAATTCTCTAATCTTTCCTAGTCTATATTAAATCTTACACCCAAACTTTTTGGTTCCACAATTATgtgaattttcaaaatgatttaccAATTAtctaaatgaaattttaaatggatgggattgtagtttttttttttttttaatttttaaaagattagaAAGGTTGTaagatttgagaaaaattcTATTGAATATCGACCTGCATCTTAGCAGAGATTCCACTTAGAAATCCCAAAACAATCGATAGTTTGGATATAAgatgaaaatataatttttcattcaaatttgtGTGGTCAATATTGGTCGAGAAAAGGACTGAAAAAAACTATTTCGACGAGTTTAAAAAATGTATGCTAGTTATAAAAGGTGggaacattttcttttggacaGTTTTTCGAAAACGTTAGTAATGAAAGGAAGACACAAAATATAGACTGCCAAAACCTTATGTTTATCGATCGGactctaaactttaaatattttgttttcaataggttttaaagttttaattttatgtctaatttaCCCATgatttataaaacaaaatttataaaacagAGACTTGTTGTATCggacataaattaaaatttcaaacttttgaTAAAGTTTTTTAGAGTTTGcagatgtattagatacaacaTTTGAAAGCTTAGTGATCTAATAGGTACTTTCTTATAAATTAAGGAATTTAGTAAAAGTTGGGGGAACAAACTCTGTAATTTAATCTTTGTTAACAAACTCAGTAACTTAATCTTTGTTAATCTTCATAAACAGAGATATTCAATAAATTTACaaatgaaaatggagatttcaAAGAATCAATTGTGAAGGATGAATGTGGAATATTAAGTTTGTATGAGGCATCCCACTTGAGAATtaaaggagaaaatatattAGATGAAGCATTAGCTTTCACAACTACTCAACTTAAAGCAATGGCCATGGATTCCAGTTCTCCATTCTCAGAAGAAGCTAAATATGCTTTGAAGTGGCCAATCCATAAGGCTTTGCCAAGGTTTATGACTAGGCACTATATTTCTCTCTATACCAAGAATCCATTGAAGAATAATGATGTTTTGCTCACTTTTGCAAAGTTGGACTACAATTCTCTTCAAAAATTTTACCAAAAAGAAGTGGGTGAATTTTCAAGGTGAAGCTTTTATTTCATTAAAGTTTCTAATATGTTTGATTCTTTTATAATGTTCTAATtatggatttaatatataggTGGTGGAAGGATTTGAAATTGAGGGAGCAATTATATTTTTCAAGAGATAGGGTGATGGAGTGCTATATTTGGGCATTGGGAATATACTATGAACCACAATACTCTAATGCTAGAAGAATATTAGTCAAAGTAATTGCTCTTATATCTGTTCTTGATGATATGTATGATGTCTATGCCACACTTGATGAACTTCAACCATTCACCAAAGCAATTGAAAGGTTTAGCTCTTCAACTCCTTGTGTTAAACTAAAATTTTTCTAGTTCtagtatttgaaaattatataagataatcaaattgttattattgattttggattaaataaTTATCTTGACAGCTCCAATCTAATATTGTTTGAtcttttgttgtttaaatttaaGGTGGGATGTGAATTGCATTGATAAGCTCCCAAATTATATGAAAGGACTTTATGAAGCTATACTTGAAGTTTATGGAGAGATTGAAGATATTTGCAAGGATAATAATATTCCATTTGCATTTGATTATGCAAAAGAAGCGGTAAATTCTATTTTGTGATgtaaatttcatatatatttttctatccACTTGTGTTTATTTCACAATTAGTAATTAGTTATTTACTGTGTATTGGGcgattcaattttgaaaatgtatATTGATGAAGGTGAAAGCTAGGGAGAAAAaagttttttcaaattatttgttttCGGAAATATATTTATCCtagggtaattgttttaaatgacaaatttgctacaaa contains:
- the LOC120090131 gene encoding LOW QUALITY PROTEIN: (-)-germacrene D synthase-like (The sequence of the model RefSeq protein was modified relative to this genomic sequence to represent the inferred CDS: substituted 1 base at 1 genomic stop codon); amino-acid sequence: MFAAADITSERLSLIDSIQRLGVSYHFEDEINEILEHMQKLSKVDGDEDLYIIALRFXLLRQQGYYVSCEIFNKFTNENGDFKESIVKDECGILSLYEASHLRIKGENILDEALAFTTTQLKAMAMDSSSPFSEEAKYALKWPIHKALPRFMTRHYISLYTKNPLKNNDVLLTFAKLDYNSLQKFYQKEVGEFSRWWKDLKLREQLYFSRDRVMECYIWALGIYYEPQYSNARRILVKVIALISVLDDMYDVYATLDELQPFTKAIERWDVNCIDKLPNYMKGLYEAILEVYGEIEDICKDNNIPFAFDYAKEAMKRQCRAYFMEAKWFNEGYIPTMEEYMKVALISAAYYLFASVSFLALGNIASREVFEWAQTDPMLLKATGVIGRLLNDIASHKFEQKRGHVASAIECYMKEYGVSEEEALTKLDKEVERAWKDVTKDYIKSSKFPNVILDCVLNVARLSDLFYKEGDGYTFADGETKQFITLLLIHPVPI